A window of the Juglans microcarpa x Juglans regia isolate MS1-56 chromosome 5D, Jm3101_v1.0, whole genome shotgun sequence genome harbors these coding sequences:
- the LOC121265544 gene encoding uncharacterized protein LOC121265544 produces MLRQNQENRKKLTNNHTAGHKSFVRILERATNVTLVEFYKETHWSKKNGKFVTSATEDTYKKMVSKLDDIEPEQRTDKAAASVFREILGHRPGYARGLGEMVIPESTRQRDREREKEYLALIEQHKKDADNYKKDADNYKKDALSYKTQLEEMRDEMRALRERQMKLITC; encoded by the exons ATGTTAAGACAAAATCAGGAGAATAGAAAGAAGCTAACCAATAACCACACAGCAGGCCACAAATCCTTTGTTAGGATATTGGAG AGGGCGACGAATGTGACTTTGGTGGAGTTTTATAAGGAGACTCACTGGTCGAAGAAGAACGGTAAATTTGTCACCTCAGCCACTGAAGACACCTAT AAAAAGATGGTTAGCAAACTGGATGATATAGAGCCTGAACAACGCACCGATAAGGCAGCAGCGAGTGTGTTTAGGGAGATACTTGGGCATAGACCAGGATATGCCCGGGGGCTAGGGGAGATGGTCATCCCAGAGTCGACAAGACAACGGGACCGTGAACGAGAGAAAGAGTACCTTGCCTTGATTGAACAACACAAGAAAGATGCCGACAACTACAAGAAAGACGCTGACAACTACAAGAAAGATGCCTTGAGCTACAAGACGCAGCTTGAGGAAATGAGGGATGAAATGCGCGCACTTCGTGAGAGGCAAATGAAACTGATAACATGTTGA
- the LOC121265543 gene encoding uncharacterized protein LOC121265543 produces the protein MYLQDIETKFTRMDRNIDGGEAENIDGFKIFNQKVRPMGMALNLQLSNKLLMEATWYVLNNCDEIGPYLKEHYEKCNVHGPNNCTYRTHQTEFPTWFKQRVQEQRITNPLDVTADLYALAYGPERYVASYAACIINSKRFHTKHRELRLRTKNSGVLVTGDESTNNVDFYGVINDIMELHYMGRRRVYLFMCDSFDLGDPRRGVRVDNHMTSINMGRTWYKDEPFVLACQASQCFYIRDIKAQGRWFVVQNYTNRNVYDIPPVPRVLEDIDGESSDDDIY, from the exons ATGTATCTCCAAGATATTGAGACGAAGTTTACTCGAATGGACCGCAACATTGATGGTGGAGAAGCGGAGAATATAGATGGATTCAAGATTTTCAACCAGAAAGTTCGACCCATGGGTATGGCTTTGAACTTGCAATTATCAAATAAACTCCTTATGGAAGCCACCTGGTACGTGCTCAACAATTGCGATGAGATTGGACCCTACCTAAA GGAGCACTACGAGAAATGTAATGTGCATGGTCCAAATAATTGTACCTATCGAACACATCAAACTGAGTTTCCAACTTGGTTCAAGCAACGT GTTCAGGAGCAGCGTATCACCAACCCACTTGATGTGACCGCTGATCTGTATGCGTTAGCTTATGGTCCTGAACGTTATGTTGCATCCTATGCTGCTTGCATTATAAATAGCAAAAGGTTCCATACGAAACATCGTGAACTTCGGCTGCGTACAAAAAATTCAGGGGTGTTGGTAACTGGTGACGAAAGTACTAATAATGTTGACTTCTACGGTGTTATTAATGATATCATGGAGTTACACTACATGGGGCGGCGTCGAGTGTACTTGTTCATGTGTGACTCGTTTGACTTGGGGGATCCAAGACGTGGGGTACGAGTTGATAACCATATGACCAGTATCAACATGGGCAGGACTTGGTATAAGGATGAACCATTTGTGTTGGCATGTCAGGCGTCCCAGTGTTTTTACATTAGAGATATAAAGGCCCAAGGGAGATGGTTTGTGGTGCAGAATTACACGAATAGGAATGTATATGACATTCCACCAGTGCCGAGGGTGTTAGAAGATATTGATGGCGAATCAAGTGATGATGATATCTATTAA